One Mycolicibacterium crocinum DNA window includes the following coding sequences:
- a CDS encoding MBL fold metallo-hydrolase — MTLGRASVTRVLETQIQMRTSLFADTPAQAWTDNADLLEPDFWDRDAEQWRIAMQSWVVEVDGLIVVVDTGVGNDRERPHMPPLDHLSTDFLTAFAAVGFDPADVDIVVNTHLHTDHVGWNTQLVDGRWVPTFPNARYVMPEADHRFFGPGGDGENDGMRTVLADSVIPVTEQTQLWSDDLQLSASLRLRPAAGHTPGSSVLWLDAGSPAVFVGDLTHCPIQIRRPDDACAFDVDAAAARGTRRRVFTEAAQAHATVFPAHYPGHGGPVIVARDNEFDVSAWAGLDAI; from the coding sequence ATGACGCTGGGCCGGGCCAGCGTCACGCGAGTCCTCGAAACGCAGATCCAGATGCGGACATCGCTGTTCGCCGACACCCCGGCGCAGGCCTGGACCGACAATGCCGATCTGCTGGAACCGGACTTCTGGGACCGCGACGCCGAGCAGTGGCGCATCGCGATGCAGTCGTGGGTGGTGGAGGTCGACGGTCTGATCGTCGTGGTCGACACCGGCGTGGGCAACGACCGCGAGCGGCCGCACATGCCGCCTCTGGACCACTTGTCGACCGACTTTCTCACCGCCTTCGCCGCGGTCGGCTTCGACCCGGCGGACGTCGACATCGTGGTCAACACCCACCTGCACACCGACCACGTCGGCTGGAACACCCAACTCGTCGACGGGCGATGGGTGCCGACGTTTCCCAACGCCCGCTACGTGATGCCCGAAGCCGACCACCGTTTCTTCGGCCCCGGCGGCGACGGCGAGAACGACGGTATGCGAACAGTGTTGGCCGACAGCGTGATTCCGGTGACCGAACAGACCCAGCTGTGGTCGGATGACCTGCAGCTCAGCGCGTCGCTGCGGTTACGTCCGGCGGCCGGACACACGCCGGGCTCGTCGGTGCTGTGGCTCGACGCGGGCAGCCCCGCGGTGTTCGTCGGCGACCTGACACACTGCCCGATCCAGATCCGGCGGCCCGACGATGCGTGCGCGTTCGACGTCGACGCCGCCGCTGCCCGCGGAACCCGCAGGCGGGTGTTCACCGAGGCGGCGCAGGCCCATGCCACTGTCTTTCCCGCGCACTACCCGGGGCACGGGGGTCCGGTGATCGTGGCGCGCGACAACGAGTTCGACGTCAGCGCCTGGGCAGGGCTCGACGCGATCTAA
- a CDS encoding dihydroorotase: MSVVIRGVRLYGEGDEVDVLVADGQIAEIGPKLAVPDDADVIDATGQVLLPGFVDLHTHLREPGREYAEDIETGSAAAALGGYTAVFAMANTDPVADSPVVTDHVWRRGQQVGLVDVHPVGAVTVGLEGKQLTEMGLMAAGVAQVKMFSDDGICVHDPLVMRRALEYATGLGVLIAQHAEEPRLTVGAVAHEGPNAARLGLAGWPRAAEESIVARDALLARDAGARVHICHASTAGTVELIKWAKGQGISITAEVTPHHLLLDDTRLATYDGVNRVNPPLREATDAQALRQALADGVLDCVATDHAPHAEHEKCCEFTRARPGMLGLQTALSVVVETMVQTGLLDWRGVARVMSENPARIVGLDDQGRPLEVGEPANLVVVDPDATWVVDGTELASRSANTPFAAMTLPATVTATLLRGIVTARDGKSPA, translated from the coding sequence ATGAGCGTGGTGATCCGCGGTGTGCGGCTCTACGGCGAGGGTGATGAGGTCGACGTGCTGGTCGCCGACGGGCAGATCGCCGAGATCGGACCCAAGCTTGCGGTGCCCGATGACGCCGACGTGATCGACGCCACCGGACAGGTGTTGCTGCCAGGGTTCGTCGACCTGCACACCCATCTGCGCGAGCCTGGCCGCGAATACGCCGAGGATATCGAAACCGGCTCGGCCGCAGCCGCTCTGGGTGGCTACACCGCGGTGTTCGCGATGGCCAACACCGATCCGGTGGCCGACAGCCCGGTGGTGACCGACCACGTGTGGCGCCGCGGTCAGCAGGTCGGCCTGGTCGACGTGCACCCGGTCGGCGCGGTGACGGTGGGGCTGGAAGGCAAGCAGCTCACCGAGATGGGCCTGATGGCCGCCGGTGTGGCGCAGGTGAAGATGTTCTCCGACGACGGCATTTGCGTGCACGACCCGCTGGTGATGCGCCGCGCACTGGAGTACGCCACCGGCCTCGGTGTGCTGATCGCCCAGCACGCCGAGGAGCCGCGGCTGACGGTCGGCGCTGTTGCGCACGAGGGCCCCAACGCCGCGCGGCTCGGGCTGGCCGGCTGGCCGCGGGCCGCCGAGGAGTCGATCGTCGCCCGCGACGCCCTGCTGGCCCGCGACGCCGGTGCCCGTGTGCACATCTGTCATGCCTCGACCGCCGGAACCGTCGAGCTGATCAAATGGGCCAAGGGACAGGGCATTTCGATCACCGCCGAGGTGACTCCACATCATCTGCTGCTCGACGACACCCGGCTGGCCACCTACGACGGCGTGAACCGGGTGAACCCGCCGCTGCGCGAGGCCACCGATGCCCAGGCCCTGCGACAGGCGCTGGCCGATGGAGTGCTGGACTGCGTGGCCACCGATCACGCGCCGCACGCCGAGCACGAGAAGTGCTGCGAGTTCACCCGGGCGCGGCCCGGCATGCTCGGGCTTCAGACCGCGCTGTCGGTGGTCGTCGAGACGATGGTGCAGACCGGTCTGCTGGATTGGCGCGGTGTCGCGCGGGTGATGAGCGAAAACCCGGCCCGCATCGTCGGGTTGGACGATCAGGGCCGCCCGTTGGAGGTGGGCGAGCCGGCCAACCTCGTCGTCGTCGACCCCGACGCCACCTGGGTGGTCGACGGCACCGAGCTGGCCAGCCGCTCGGCCAACACCCCGTTCGCGGCGATGACGTTGCCCGCGACGGTCACTGCCACGCTGCTGCGCGGAATCGTGACGGCGCGGGATGGGAAGAGCCCCGCATGA
- the pyrR gene encoding bifunctional pyr operon transcriptional regulator/uracil phosphoribosyltransferase PyrR, which yields MGSTDRELMSDADVARTVSRIAHQIIEKTALDGPDAPRVILLGIPTRGVTLANRLAGKIHEFAGVTVERGGLDITLYRDDLDFKPPRALEETSIPAGGIDGALVILVDDVLYTGRSVRSALDALRDIGRPKVVQLAVLVDRGHRELPLRADYVGKNVPTSRSENVKVRLIEDDGVEGIWIAPQGGPAR from the coding sequence GTGGGCTCTACCGACCGCGAATTGATGTCCGATGCGGACGTCGCTCGAACCGTTTCCCGCATCGCCCATCAGATCATCGAGAAAACCGCTCTCGACGGCCCCGATGCACCCCGCGTCATCCTCCTCGGCATCCCCACCCGTGGCGTCACCCTGGCCAACCGGCTGGCCGGCAAGATCCACGAATTCGCGGGCGTCACCGTCGAGCGCGGCGGTCTGGACATCACGCTCTACCGCGACGACCTGGACTTCAAACCGCCCCGCGCGCTCGAAGAGACCTCGATCCCGGCGGGCGGCATCGACGGCGCGCTGGTGATCCTCGTCGACGATGTGCTCTACACCGGCCGGTCGGTGCGCTCCGCACTCGACGCGTTGCGCGACATCGGCAGGCCCAAGGTCGTGCAACTGGCGGTCCTCGTCGACCGCGGCCACCGCGAGCTGCCGCTCCGCGCCGACTACGTCGGAAAGAACGTACCCACCTCGCGCAGCGAGAACGTGAAGGTGAGGTTGATCGAGGACGACGGCGTGGAAGGTATCTGGATCGCACCGCAGGGAGGGCCCGCCAGATGA
- a CDS encoding aspartate carbamoyltransferase catalytic subunit, whose protein sequence is MTIRHLLSAGDLTRDEATAILDDADRFRQALLGREVKKLPTLRGRTIITMFYENSTRTRVSFEVAGKWMSADVINVSASGSSVAKGESLRDTALTLRAAGADALIIRHPASGAAQQLAEWTLEPDGTGPCVINAGDGTHEHPTQALLDALTLRQRLGDIEGRRVVIVGDILHSRVARSNVSLLATLGAEVVLVSPPTLLPVGVADWPVTVSHDLDAELPAADAVMMLRVQAERMNGGFFPSEREYSIRYGLSDRRQAVLPGHAVVLHPGPMLRGMEISYAVADSTQSAVLQQVSNGVHVRMAVLFHLLVGTDEAVSV, encoded by the coding sequence ATGACGATCAGACATCTGCTCTCGGCGGGGGACCTGACCCGCGACGAGGCCACCGCGATCCTCGACGACGCCGACCGGTTCCGGCAGGCGCTGCTCGGCCGCGAGGTCAAGAAGCTGCCGACGCTGCGCGGACGCACGATCATCACGATGTTCTACGAGAACTCCACCCGCACCCGGGTGTCGTTCGAGGTGGCCGGTAAGTGGATGAGCGCCGACGTGATCAACGTCAGCGCCTCGGGCTCCTCGGTGGCCAAAGGAGAATCCCTGCGTGACACCGCGCTGACGCTGCGCGCGGCCGGCGCCGATGCCCTGATCATCCGGCACCCGGCCTCCGGGGCGGCGCAGCAACTGGCGGAGTGGACACTGGAACCCGACGGCACCGGGCCGTGCGTCATCAACGCTGGTGACGGCACTCACGAGCACCCCACCCAGGCGCTGCTGGACGCGCTGACGCTGCGCCAGCGCCTCGGCGACATCGAGGGCCGCCGCGTGGTGATCGTCGGCGACATCCTGCACAGTCGGGTGGCGCGGTCGAACGTGTCGCTGCTGGCGACGCTCGGCGCCGAGGTGGTGCTGGTGTCGCCGCCCACGCTGCTGCCGGTGGGGGTGGCCGACTGGCCGGTGACGGTGTCGCACGATCTCGACGCCGAACTGCCCGCCGCCGACGCGGTGATGATGCTGCGGGTACAGGCCGAACGGATGAACGGCGGATTCTTCCCCTCCGAGCGGGAGTACTCCATCCGGTACGGGCTGTCCGATCGCAGGCAGGCCGTACTTCCCGGACATGCGGTAGTGCTGCACCCCGGCCCGATGCTGCGCGGCATGGAGATCTCCTACGCGGTGGCAGATTCGACGCAATCGGCTGTGCTGCAACAGGTTTCCAACGGTGTGCACGTCCGGATGGCGGTGCTCTTCCATCTGCTGGTCGGCACGGACGAGGCGGTGTCGGTATGA
- a CDS encoding acyl-CoA dehydrogenase family protein, which yields MISDDFVARLAQRAAEAEELRRLPDATIADFRASGLARLLLPARYGGEQAPFPAILEPVRRMAHGCASSAWTLGFYTLHNWMLALFGERAQDEVFAGGPVLCPAPLAPNGRGVPVDGGVRLSGRWSWATGIMAADWVMVGALCGPDDGMYPALVLLPADDVAVQDVWHTDGMRGTGSHDVLVNDVFVPEHRLVGVIDVYGGTAPGAALHDASAYRWPMVPALALLAAMPALGAAEAVADGFATRLGERVLAYSGVAQKQQPAAQIRLGDARVRLRALHGLLSDTVETIEGMVDEGARIPRAVRAQARVAAAHIVHESRAVVADLLESSGASAHFLHNPLQRAKRDIDVISGHVVFDYDVSRELAGACEIGAPVSPIAMV from the coding sequence ATGATCAGCGACGACTTCGTGGCACGTCTGGCGCAGCGCGCGGCCGAGGCCGAAGAGTTGCGCCGCCTCCCGGACGCCACCATCGCCGACTTCCGTGCCAGCGGCCTGGCCCGGCTGCTGTTGCCGGCCCGCTACGGCGGTGAGCAGGCGCCGTTCCCCGCGATTTTGGAACCGGTGCGGCGGATGGCGCACGGCTGCGCGTCCAGCGCCTGGACGTTGGGTTTCTACACGCTGCACAACTGGATGCTGGCACTGTTCGGCGAGCGGGCGCAGGACGAGGTGTTCGCCGGCGGCCCGGTGCTGTGTCCGGCGCCGTTGGCGCCGAACGGCCGCGGCGTCCCGGTCGACGGCGGGGTGCGATTGTCCGGGCGATGGTCGTGGGCCACCGGGATCATGGCCGCCGACTGGGTGATGGTGGGCGCGCTATGCGGGCCCGATGACGGGATGTATCCCGCGCTGGTTCTGCTGCCTGCCGACGATGTTGCGGTGCAGGATGTGTGGCACACCGACGGAATGCGGGGGACTGGATCCCACGACGTTCTGGTGAACGACGTCTTCGTGCCCGAGCACCGGCTGGTCGGGGTGATCGACGTGTACGGCGGCACTGCTCCGGGTGCCGCGCTGCACGACGCGAGCGCCTACCGCTGGCCGATGGTCCCCGCGCTGGCACTGCTCGCGGCGATGCCGGCGCTGGGTGCGGCCGAGGCCGTCGCCGACGGGTTCGCCACCCGCCTCGGCGAACGGGTGCTGGCCTACTCGGGCGTCGCGCAGAAGCAGCAGCCTGCCGCGCAGATCCGCCTCGGCGACGCCCGGGTGCGGCTGCGCGCCCTGCACGGACTGCTGAGCGACACCGTCGAGACGATCGAGGGCATGGTCGACGAGGGTGCCCGGATACCGCGCGCCGTGCGTGCCCAGGCCCGGGTCGCGGCCGCGCACATCGTGCACGAATCCCGCGCCGTCGTCGCCGACCTTCTCGAATCATCCGGTGCCAGTGCGCATTTCCTGCACAATCCGCTGCAACGCGCCAAGCGCGACATCGACGTCATCTCCGGCCACGTGGTGTTCGACTACGACGTCAGCCGCGAACTCGCCGGTGCGTGCGAAATCGGAGCGCCGGTCTCGCCGATCGCGATGGTCTAG
- a CDS encoding TetR/AcrR family transcriptional regulator: MPGASGGRLSATDWVEAGFSLLATDGVKALTVGRLCERVGATKGSFYWHFADIGAYRRAMADTWAEVNDTDRAEFAGLAELPPRERLARMMRALLGQRHWMLERAMREWARTDADIAAAVSASDRRVRRAVRQAYLDDGFSAADADVRADATFAAGVGFLHLSATAPGPKAAAQQQRFLDIMLRH, translated from the coding sequence ATGCCGGGTGCGTCAGGCGGTCGGCTGAGTGCGACCGACTGGGTGGAGGCCGGCTTCTCGCTGCTGGCCACCGACGGTGTCAAGGCGCTGACCGTCGGGCGGCTGTGCGAGCGCGTCGGTGCGACCAAGGGCAGCTTCTACTGGCACTTCGCCGACATCGGCGCCTACCGGCGGGCAATGGCCGACACCTGGGCCGAGGTGAACGACACCGACCGCGCCGAGTTCGCCGGGCTTGCCGAACTGCCCCCGCGGGAGCGGCTCGCCCGGATGATGAGAGCCCTTCTCGGTCAACGGCATTGGATGCTGGAGCGGGCTATGCGCGAGTGGGCGCGTACCGACGCCGACATCGCCGCGGCGGTGTCGGCCTCCGACCGGCGGGTGCGCCGCGCGGTGCGGCAGGCCTACCTCGACGACGGCTTCAGCGCCGCCGACGCCGACGTCCGAGCCGACGCGACGTTCGCGGCCGGCGTGGGATTCCTGCACCTGTCCGCGACCGCCCCCGGCCCGAAAGCCGCAGCGCAGCAACAACGTTTCCTCGACATCATGCTGCGGCACTAA
- the nusB gene encoding transcription antitermination factor NusB: protein MADRKADKGRHQARKRAVDLLFEAEARGLTPAEVADARIALAEANSEVSALNPYTVTVARGVTTNSAHIDELITSHLQGWTLERLPAVDRAILRVAVWELLHAEDVPEPVAVDEAVELAKELSTDESPGFVNGVLGQVMLVTPQIRAAAAAVRGATPEA, encoded by the coding sequence ATGGCCGACCGCAAGGCCGACAAGGGTCGGCATCAGGCGCGCAAGCGCGCCGTCGACCTGCTGTTCGAGGCCGAGGCCCGCGGCCTGACGCCGGCCGAGGTGGCCGATGCGCGCATCGCGCTGGCCGAGGCTAACTCCGAGGTGTCGGCGCTGAATCCGTATACGGTTACCGTCGCCCGCGGTGTCACGACGAACTCGGCCCATATCGACGAGTTGATCACCTCGCACCTGCAGGGCTGGACGCTGGAGCGGCTGCCCGCGGTGGACCGGGCGATCTTGCGGGTGGCGGTCTGGGAGTTGCTGCACGCCGAGGACGTTCCGGAGCCGGTGGCCGTCGACGAGGCGGTCGAGCTGGCCAAGGAGCTGTCGACCGATGAGTCGCCGGGCTTTGTCAACGGGGTGCTGGGCCAGGTGATGCTGGTGACCCCCCAGATCCGTGCGGCCGCCGCCGCGGTCCGGGGCGCGACGCCCGAGGCGTAA
- a CDS encoding M24 family metallopeptidase translates to MTHSQRRDRLAAKLAADGLDAILISDLVNVRYLSGFSGSNAALLVFAGDTPDVLATDSRYRTQAAQQAPDLETVIERACGRHLVGRAVADGARRIGFESHVVTVDGFDVLAREVDDQPAAELVRTSGRVEALREIKDAGELALLRLACEAADAALSVLVSSDGLRPGRTEKEVGRQLEALMLEHGADGPSFETIVATGANSAIPHHRPADAVLAAGDFVKIDFGALVGGYHSDMTRTFVLGTAADWQREIYQLVAAAQRAGREALDVGAELRDVDGAARQVIVDAGYGEFFGHGLGHGVGLQIHEAPGINSAAAGTLLAGSVVTVEPGVYLPDRGGVRIEDTLVVGDRSELLTRFPKELAVLT, encoded by the coding sequence GTGACACATTCCCAACGTCGGGACCGGCTGGCCGCCAAGCTGGCGGCCGACGGATTGGACGCCATCCTGATCAGTGACCTGGTCAACGTGCGTTACCTGTCGGGTTTCAGCGGGTCGAACGCGGCGCTACTGGTGTTCGCCGGCGACACGCCCGACGTGTTGGCCACCGATTCTCGCTATCGGACGCAGGCCGCGCAGCAGGCGCCGGACCTGGAAACCGTGATCGAACGCGCCTGCGGACGCCACCTGGTCGGCCGCGCGGTGGCCGACGGGGCCCGCCGGATCGGCTTCGAAAGCCACGTCGTCACCGTCGACGGGTTCGACGTGCTGGCCCGCGAGGTAGACGACCAGCCGGCAGCCGAGCTGGTCCGCACCTCCGGCCGGGTCGAAGCGCTGCGCGAGATCAAAGATGCCGGTGAGCTCGCGCTGCTGCGGCTGGCCTGCGAGGCCGCCGACGCGGCGCTGTCGGTGCTGGTCAGCAGCGACGGGCTGCGGCCCGGGCGCACCGAGAAGGAGGTCGGTCGGCAGCTCGAGGCGCTGATGCTCGAGCACGGCGCGGACGGCCCGTCGTTCGAGACCATCGTGGCCACCGGCGCCAACTCGGCGATCCCGCACCACCGGCCGGCCGACGCGGTGCTGGCCGCCGGTGACTTCGTCAAGATCGACTTCGGCGCACTGGTCGGCGGCTACCACTCGGACATGACCCGCACTTTCGTGCTGGGCACGGCGGCGGACTGGCAGCGCGAGATCTACCAGCTGGTCGCCGCGGCGCAGCGGGCAGGCCGGGAGGCACTGGACGTCGGCGCGGAACTGCGTGACGTGGACGGCGCGGCCCGGCAGGTGATCGTCGACGCCGGATATGGCGAGTTCTTCGGCCACGGCCTGGGGCATGGCGTCGGATTGCAGATCCACGAAGCACCGGGAATCAACTCCGCTGCCGCCGGTACACTGCTTGCTGGCTCCGTGGTGACCGTGGAACCCGGTGTCTACCTGCCCGACCGTGGCGGTGTCCGCATCGAGGACACCCTGGTCGTCGGCGACCGGAGCGAACTGCTGACCCGGTTCCCCAAGGAACTGGCTGTCCTGACCTAG
- a CDS encoding B-4DMT family transporter — translation MTTWLLRGLAFAAGMVIVRIVQGTLINIYETKAGLISIVLVVLFGIASFLWGLIDGRADANAQPDPDRRRDLAMTWLLAGLVAGILSGLVTWIISLFYKNVYAEGLISEITTFAAFTALMVFVPAIAAVALGRFLVDRKRPPQERRREDGSTGDVFDAAREDDRTGPIAGLGHNESAATERTPRRWPPPSATSRPSRST, via the coding sequence ATGACTACGTGGTTGTTGCGCGGCCTGGCGTTCGCTGCCGGCATGGTGATCGTTCGTATCGTGCAAGGCACGCTGATCAACATCTACGAGACCAAGGCGGGACTGATCAGCATCGTGCTGGTCGTGCTGTTCGGTATCGCGTCGTTCCTGTGGGGCCTGATCGACGGGCGCGCCGACGCCAACGCCCAGCCCGACCCGGACCGCCGTCGCGATCTGGCGATGACCTGGCTGCTGGCCGGACTCGTCGCCGGCATCCTCAGCGGACTGGTCACCTGGATCATTTCGCTGTTCTACAAGAACGTGTACGCCGAAGGGCTGATCAGCGAGATCACCACCTTCGCGGCGTTCACCGCGCTGATGGTGTTCGTGCCCGCGATCGCCGCCGTCGCGCTCGGCCGCTTCCTGGTCGACCGCAAGCGCCCGCCGCAGGAACGTCGCCGCGAGGACGGCAGCACCGGGGACGTGTTCGACGCCGCGCGTGAGGACGACCGGACGGGACCCATCGCGGGTCTCGGGCACAACGAGTCCGCCGCCACCGAGCGCACACCTCGCCGGTGGCCACCGCCGAGCGCGACGAGCCGACCGAGCAGATCGACATGA
- the efp gene encoding elongation factor P, with product MASTADFKNGLVLNIDGQLWQIIEFQHVKPGKGPAFVRTKLKNILSGKVVDKTYNAGVKVETATVDRRDATYLYRDGSDFVFMDSEDFEQHPLPEALVGRMAGFLLEGMPVQIAFNEGSPLYLELPVTVELEVSHTEPGLQGDRSSAGTKPATLETGAEIQVPLFINTGDKLKVDSRDGSYLGRVNA from the coding sequence GTGGCATCCACTGCCGACTTCAAGAACGGCCTCGTGCTGAACATCGACGGCCAGCTCTGGCAGATCATCGAGTTTCAGCACGTCAAACCGGGTAAGGGCCCGGCGTTCGTGCGCACCAAGCTCAAGAACATCCTCTCCGGCAAGGTCGTCGACAAGACGTACAACGCCGGGGTGAAGGTGGAGACGGCGACCGTCGACCGGCGCGACGCCACCTACCTCTACCGCGACGGTTCGGATTTCGTGTTTATGGACTCCGAGGACTTCGAGCAGCACCCGCTGCCCGAGGCGTTGGTCGGTCGCATGGCCGGCTTCCTGCTCGAGGGCATGCCGGTGCAGATCGCGTTCAACGAGGGGTCGCCGCTGTACCTGGAGCTGCCGGTGACGGTCGAGCTCGAGGTCAGCCACACCGAGCCCGGCCTGCAGGGCGACCGGTCCAGCGCGGGCACCAAGCCCGCGACCCTGGAGACCGGGGCCGAGATCCAGGTGCCGCTGTTCATCAACACCGGCGACAAGCTCAAGGTCGATTCCCGCGACGGCAGCTACCTGGGGCGTGTGAACGCCTGA
- a CDS encoding serine hydrolase domain-containing protein, with protein sequence MNLGDNRTSVVQAVDTGVLAGAVTLAWQRGNLLQVNEIGYRDVEAGLPMQRDTIFRVASMTKPVTVAAAMSLLEEGKLTLSDPVTRWLPELADLQVLVNPTGPLDQTVPARRPITIDDLMTHRSGLAYVFSVTGPISRAYGRVSFRQDQDHWLAEVAQLPLVHQPGERLTYSHATDVLGIVLSRIEGKSLQAVLTERIFEPLGMPDTGFFISPDKRARAATMYRLDEESGLQHDAMGPIPVTEPRFCQGGASLVTTVDDYLRFARMLLGGGTVDGVRVLSEESVRLMRADRLTEEQKKFPFLGLPFWMGRGFGLNLSVVTDPAKSAQLYGPGGLGTFSWPGAYGTWWQADPANDLILIYLIQNYPNLSAPAAAVAGNTSLAKLQSVQPKFVRRTYGALGL encoded by the coding sequence GTGAATCTCGGTGACAACCGCACCTCCGTCGTGCAGGCAGTCGACACCGGAGTGCTGGCCGGAGCCGTCACTCTCGCGTGGCAACGTGGAAATCTGTTGCAGGTCAACGAGATCGGCTATCGCGACGTCGAAGCCGGACTACCCATGCAGCGGGACACGATCTTCCGGGTCGCCTCGATGACCAAGCCGGTGACGGTGGCGGCGGCGATGAGCCTGCTCGAGGAGGGCAAGCTCACACTGTCCGATCCCGTCACCCGCTGGCTGCCGGAGCTGGCCGACCTGCAGGTGCTGGTGAATCCGACCGGTCCGCTGGATCAGACGGTGCCTGCGCGCCGGCCGATCACGATCGACGACCTGATGACTCACCGCAGCGGGCTGGCCTATGTGTTCTCGGTGACCGGTCCGATCAGCCGCGCCTACGGCCGGGTCTCGTTCCGCCAGGACCAGGACCACTGGCTGGCCGAGGTCGCGCAGCTGCCGCTGGTGCACCAGCCCGGCGAGCGGCTCACCTACAGCCACGCCACCGACGTCCTGGGCATCGTCCTGTCCCGGATCGAAGGCAAGTCCCTGCAGGCCGTGCTCACCGAGCGGATCTTCGAACCACTCGGGATGCCCGACACCGGGTTCTTCATCTCCCCCGACAAACGCGCCCGGGCGGCCACGATGTATCGCCTCGACGAGGAGTCCGGCCTGCAGCACGACGCGATGGGCCCGATACCGGTCACCGAACCCCGCTTCTGCCAGGGCGGTGCGAGTCTGGTGACGACCGTCGATGATTACCTGCGGTTCGCCCGGATGCTGCTGGGCGGCGGCACCGTCGACGGGGTGCGGGTCCTCTCCGAGGAGTCGGTGCGGCTGATGCGCGCCGACCGGCTGACCGAGGAGCAGAAGAAGTTCCCGTTCCTCGGCCTGCCGTTCTGGATGGGCCGCGGCTTCGGTCTGAACCTCTCGGTGGTCACCGATCCGGCGAAATCCGCGCAGTTGTACGGCCCCGGCGGGTTGGGCACCTTCAGCTGGCCCGGCGCCTACGGCACATGGTGGCAGGCCGACCCTGCCAACGACCTGATCCTGATCTACCTGATCCAGAACTATCCGAACCTGAGCGCACCGGCCGCCGCGGTGGCAGGCAACACCTCGCTGGCCAAGCTGCAGTCGGTACAGCCGAAGTTCGTCCGCCGCACCTACGGTGCGCTCGGTCTCTAG
- a CDS encoding class I SAM-dependent methyltransferase — MDAEEHFATLAAVWDEHAEAMDAAMGEHGWAARAALAAAPGERVIDVGCGAGLSAVALGADGWVAAVDVAAEMVAAAARRMSAAGVHGVAVTADAGTADLVEVAGAGVPFDAVHARFGLMFFDDPESALRNIFRALRPGGRLAASVWQQLLDNLWMVLTTATAMPILGAQRPPLPEPGQPGPFSMADPDATTALLTGAGFVDVAIRPVDAPFLFEGDGRAAAERVLSAGPLGPAFLAADAITRREAVAGVVAALDQYRSPTGYLVPAASWCVTARRP, encoded by the coding sequence ATGGACGCCGAGGAGCACTTCGCGACCCTGGCCGCGGTCTGGGACGAGCACGCGGAAGCCATGGACGCCGCGATGGGCGAGCACGGCTGGGCGGCACGGGCTGCGCTGGCCGCCGCTCCGGGCGAACGGGTCATCGACGTGGGTTGCGGGGCCGGGCTTTCTGCGGTCGCGCTGGGCGCCGACGGCTGGGTGGCCGCGGTGGACGTGGCGGCCGAGATGGTGGCCGCCGCCGCTCGGCGCATGTCGGCGGCCGGTGTGCACGGGGTGGCGGTAACCGCCGACGCCGGGACCGCCGACCTGGTCGAGGTGGCCGGTGCCGGGGTGCCGTTCGACGCCGTGCACGCGCGGTTCGGCTTGATGTTCTTCGACGATCCAGAGTCGGCTCTGCGCAACATCTTTCGAGCGCTGCGCCCCGGTGGCCGACTGGCCGCGTCGGTGTGGCAGCAGCTGCTCGACAATCTTTGGATGGTGCTGACGACCGCGACGGCAATGCCGATCCTCGGTGCGCAACGGCCGCCCTTGCCCGAACCCGGCCAACCCGGGCCGTTCTCGATGGCCGACCCCGATGCGACCACCGCGCTGCTGACCGGGGCGGGCTTCGTCGACGTGGCGATCCGCCCGGTCGACGCGCCCTTCCTGTTCGAGGGTGACGGTCGCGCCGCGGCGGAGCGGGTACTGAGCGCCGGGCCACTCGGACCGGCGTTCCTGGCGGCCGACGCGATCACACGCCGGGAGGCGGTCGCCGGCGTGGTCGCCGCACTGGACCAATACCGTAGTCCGACCGGCTATCTGGTCCCGGCCGCGTCCTGGTGTGTGACGGCGCGGCGACCCTGA